The Pirellulimonas nuda genome includes a region encoding these proteins:
- a CDS encoding outer membrane protein assembly factor BamB family protein: MTTWNSTKRPSERRLLACALALLLVAAAPLTARAEDWPLSRGDASASGVARSEIADRPELLWKYRAEDSAFEGTPVVAGGVVFLGDADGTFHAVRLSDGEPVWKQSFEDTGFLSAASVQGDRLVAGDFNGAVRCLRTTDGETLWDANVESEVYAGPAFYQGAVLITTEGGSLYAFDLESGKEAWRFSIDAPLRCSPTVVEGNALLAGCDGKLHTIDASTGQEVGAVEIGGPTGSTAAIRDGVAYFGAESGTFYAIQTKGGAPQVAWTYRDRRRSQSIRSAAAVDDRFVTYGSQGKAVLALGLDGEPLWEHATRSGVESSPVIAGDRVIAATTRGRLMLLDAKTGDQVWEYDAGGGFKASPAVVDGKILIPNTDGTLYCFGVKD; encoded by the coding sequence ATGACTACTTGGAACTCTACGAAGCGGCCTTCTGAGCGGCGACTGCTGGCCTGTGCGCTGGCGTTGCTCTTGGTCGCCGCGGCGCCCCTTACCGCGCGGGCCGAAGATTGGCCCCTGTCGCGTGGCGATGCGTCCGCGAGCGGCGTTGCTCGCTCCGAGATCGCAGACCGGCCCGAGCTGCTCTGGAAGTATCGGGCCGAAGACTCCGCTTTCGAGGGGACGCCCGTCGTCGCGGGAGGCGTCGTCTTCCTGGGCGACGCCGACGGCACGTTCCACGCGGTGCGGCTGTCCGACGGGGAACCGGTGTGGAAGCAGTCGTTTGAAGATACCGGCTTCCTCTCCGCCGCGAGCGTTCAAGGGGATCGCCTAGTGGCCGGCGACTTTAACGGCGCCGTCCGCTGCCTGCGGACCACCGACGGCGAGACCCTGTGGGACGCCAACGTCGAGAGCGAGGTCTACGCGGGCCCGGCTTTCTATCAAGGCGCAGTGCTGATTACGACCGAAGGGGGCTCGCTATACGCGTTCGACCTCGAGAGCGGCAAAGAGGCCTGGCGGTTCTCGATCGACGCCCCGCTGCGTTGCTCGCCTACCGTGGTGGAGGGCAACGCGCTGCTGGCCGGATGCGACGGCAAGCTGCACACGATCGACGCCTCGACGGGGCAGGAAGTCGGCGCCGTGGAGATCGGCGGCCCCACCGGCAGCACCGCCGCGATCCGCGACGGCGTCGCGTACTTTGGCGCCGAGAGCGGGACCTTTTACGCGATCCAGACCAAGGGGGGCGCGCCGCAGGTCGCCTGGACCTACCGCGACCGCCGCCGCAGCCAGTCGATCCGCTCGGCCGCCGCGGTCGACGATCGCTTCGTTACCTACGGCAGCCAGGGCAAGGCGGTGCTGGCGCTGGGCTTAGACGGCGAGCCCCTCTGGGAGCACGCTACTCGGAGCGGGGTCGAGAGCTCGCCGGTGATCGCCGGCGACCGCGTGATCGCCGCCACCACCCGCGGCCGGCTGATGCTGCTGGACGCCAAGACGGGCGACCAGGTGTGGGAGTACGACGCGGGGGGAGGCTTCAAGGCGTCGCCCGCGGTGGTTGACGGAAAGATCCTCATTCCCAACACCGACGGCACGCTGTATTGCTTTGGCGTGAAAGACTAG
- a CDS encoding iron-containing alcohol dehydrogenase translates to MVSFDFHCPTRIVFGPGRVAELGALAKSIGGNRVLVVSDPGIEKAGHTQRGIEALVSEGFDAQVFDGLRENPTTDHVDAGLTVARDFRPELIVAIGGGSSMDCAKGINFLYSCGGRMQDYWGVGKATADLLPMIAVPTTAGTGSEAQSFALISDAQTHVKMACGDKRAAFRIALLDPQLTQTQPPRVTALSGFDAISHAVETLVTKKRNQMSMAFSREAWRLLTGGFERVLADPADLVARGWMQQGACFAGLAIENSMLGGAHALANPLTANFDTVHGEAVALMLPQIVRHNGRDAGAVLAYAELVAELGEDASEPVVALAEYLGRLAQRAGLAGRLSECGVDRNRLPQLAAEAAKQWTGAFNPVEMSEHDYLELYEAAF, encoded by the coding sequence ATGGTTTCCTTCGATTTTCATTGCCCGACCCGCATCGTCTTCGGCCCCGGCCGGGTGGCGGAGTTGGGGGCTCTTGCGAAGTCGATCGGCGGCAATCGGGTGCTTGTTGTTTCCGACCCGGGTATCGAGAAGGCCGGCCACACGCAGCGGGGGATCGAGGCGCTCGTGTCGGAGGGCTTCGATGCCCAAGTATTCGACGGCCTGCGCGAGAACCCGACGACCGACCACGTCGACGCCGGCCTCACGGTGGCCCGCGACTTTCGGCCCGAGCTGATCGTCGCCATCGGCGGCGGCAGCAGCATGGACTGCGCCAAGGGGATCAATTTCCTCTACTCCTGCGGCGGGCGGATGCAGGACTATTGGGGCGTCGGCAAGGCCACGGCCGATCTGCTGCCGATGATCGCCGTGCCGACCACCGCCGGCACCGGCAGCGAGGCGCAGTCCTTTGCGCTGATCTCCGACGCCCAGACCCACGTCAAGATGGCGTGCGGCGACAAGCGGGCGGCCTTCCGCATCGCGCTACTCGACCCCCAGCTCACGCAGACGCAGCCCCCACGCGTCACGGCGCTCTCGGGGTTCGACGCCATCAGCCACGCCGTGGAGACGCTGGTCACCAAGAAACGCAACCAGATGTCCATGGCGTTTAGCCGCGAGGCATGGCGGCTGCTGACCGGGGGTTTTGAGCGGGTGCTGGCCGACCCGGCCGACCTCGTCGCCCGCGGCTGGATGCAGCAAGGGGCTTGTTTTGCGGGGCTGGCGATCGAAAACTCTATGCTCGGGGGTGCCCACGCGCTGGCCAACCCGCTAACCGCCAATTTTGACACCGTGCACGGCGAGGCGGTGGCGCTAATGCTGCCGCAGATCGTCCGCCACAACGGCCGCGACGCCGGCGCCGTGCTGGCGTACGCAGAACTGGTCGCCGAGCTCGGCGAAGACGCCAGCGAGCCCGTAGTGGCGCTGGCCGAGTACCTGGGCCGGCTTGCGCAACGCGCGGGCCTAGCGGGTAGACTGTCGGAGTGCGGGGTCGACCGGAACCGGCTGCCGCAGCTTGCCGCAGAGGCCGCGAAGCAGTGGACCGGCGCCTTTAACCCGGTAGAGATGAGCGAACATGACTACTTGGAACTCTACGAAGCGGCCTTCTGA
- a CDS encoding aldehyde dehydrogenase family protein gives MITLPAIRWGEPYESLEIDQVNHFYTGEPVAKVHTVGSGIIRRDAKKAKNARRALQAMSPSELIAACKRAGELFETGTLTVGDSQQSPDDFIQQQSATTGMPVSMCKANVVKNAFVLKNIDQILDCLTRGLDLNILARGYGEEGRGVTVSYQAQCDALGAVLPSNSPGVHTLWLPVIALQMGLVLKPGSSEPWTPYRVFAAMVEAGIPREAFCLYPGAGGDIGGAILASCRRSMIFGGPQTVQQYSGNPGVQVHGPGFSKILFGDDCADQWEQHIDLLADSALRNGGRSCINVSSIYASRHTKEIAKALAEKLGPVEVLPPDDENAQLAAFTIEGAAASIWKAMERDIDDPQTTHVTAGYGDRLVEKPPVAYLRPVVLHCASPEAPAANKEYMFPAVSVVECPQEKMLSAIGPTLVCTAITGDEAFRRDLIGSVDIDRLNLGAIPTPKLDWLQPHEGNLIEFLYRSRAIQLA, from the coding sequence ATGATCACCCTACCCGCTATCCGTTGGGGCGAGCCCTACGAGTCCCTCGAGATCGACCAGGTCAATCACTTCTACACCGGCGAGCCGGTAGCGAAGGTGCACACCGTTGGTTCGGGGATCATCCGCCGCGATGCGAAGAAGGCGAAGAACGCCCGCCGCGCCCTGCAAGCAATGTCGCCGTCGGAGCTGATCGCCGCGTGCAAGCGTGCGGGGGAGTTGTTTGAGACGGGGACGCTCACGGTGGGCGACTCTCAACAATCGCCGGACGACTTCATCCAGCAGCAATCGGCCACCACCGGCATGCCGGTTTCGATGTGCAAGGCGAACGTCGTTAAGAACGCGTTCGTGCTGAAGAACATCGACCAAATCCTCGACTGCCTAACCCGCGGGCTCGATCTGAACATCCTCGCCCGAGGCTATGGGGAAGAAGGCCGCGGGGTGACCGTTAGCTACCAGGCGCAGTGCGACGCGCTCGGCGCGGTGCTCCCCTCGAACTCGCCCGGCGTGCACACGCTGTGGCTGCCGGTGATCGCGCTGCAAATGGGTCTGGTGCTCAAGCCCGGCAGCAGCGAGCCGTGGACGCCCTACCGGGTGTTTGCCGCGATGGTCGAGGCAGGGATCCCACGCGAAGCGTTCTGCCTCTACCCGGGCGCCGGGGGCGACATCGGAGGCGCCATCCTCGCCAGTTGCCGGCGGAGCATGATCTTCGGCGGGCCTCAGACCGTGCAGCAGTACTCCGGCAACCCTGGTGTCCAGGTCCACGGGCCCGGGTTCAGCAAGATCCTGTTCGGCGACGATTGCGCCGATCAGTGGGAGCAGCACATCGACCTGCTCGCCGACAGCGCCCTGCGCAACGGCGGCCGGAGCTGCATCAACGTCAGCAGCATCTACGCCTCGCGGCACACGAAAGAGATCGCCAAGGCGCTCGCCGAGAAGCTCGGCCCGGTCGAGGTGCTGCCGCCGGACGACGAGAACGCCCAACTCGCCGCGTTCACGATCGAGGGCGCCGCCGCGTCGATCTGGAAGGCAATGGAGCGCGACATCGACGACCCGCAAACGACCCACGTGACCGCCGGCTACGGCGACCGCTTGGTCGAGAAGCCGCCGGTGGCCTACCTGCGGCCGGTGGTGCTGCACTGCGCCAGCCCCGAGGCCCCCGCGGCGAACAAGGAGTACATGTTCCCCGCGGTCAGCGTGGTTGAGTGCCCGCAAGAGAAGATGCTCAGCGCCATCGGCCCGACGCTGGTCTGCACCGCTATCACGGGCGACGAGGCGTTCCGCCGCGACCTGATCGGCTCGGTCGACATCGACCGGCTGAACCTGGGGGCGATCCCCACGCCCAAGCTCGACTGGCTGCAGCCGCACGAAGGGAACCTGATCGAGTTTCTGTACCGCAGCCGGGCGATTCAATTGGCCTAA
- a CDS encoding GxxExxY protein: MDADERRLKIDAVTEQIIGAAHAVANSLGAGFLEKVYENALAHELRKRGLGVEQQRPIDVWYDGVLVGQYVADLIVQNLVVIELKVAKSLDDIHQAQCLNYLKATGLTTCLLLNFARSRIEVKRVVLNF, translated from the coding sequence ATGGACGCGGATGAACGCCGATTGAAGATTGATGCTGTGACTGAGCAGATCATTGGCGCTGCCCATGCCGTTGCGAATTCGCTCGGCGCCGGTTTTCTGGAAAAGGTTTACGAGAATGCGCTGGCCCATGAGCTCCGAAAACGCGGGCTTGGGGTGGAGCAACAACGACCAATTGATGTCTGGTACGATGGCGTCTTGGTTGGGCAGTATGTGGCTGACCTGATTGTGCAGAACCTTGTGGTCATCGAGCTCAAGGTTGCAAAATCACTCGATGACATCCACCAGGCTCAATGCTTGAACTACCTCAAAGCCACCGGTCTGACTACCTGCCTCTTGCTCAATTTCGCCCGTAGCAGGATCGAAGTGAAGCGTGTCGTCCTCAACTTCTAG
- a CDS encoding phenylacetate--CoA ligase family protein, with the protein MTASSDPAVGAKAAQEALDAHTVETVAWHFHESTGCPFWLEKRGELKFDPLTEIRCFEDLNKFPDFEDEWLRGGPVRRWVPKGLADKPVYVFETGGTTGVPKSRIAIDDFRTDYSLFSETLPDKYFPKGANWLMLGPSGPRRLRLAVEHLAQERGGICFCIDLDPRWVVKLIKKGWMEHLEEYKKHCIDQAITILGAGHDIKCMFGTPKLIESLCLGLEEKGSSLPETGITGIFSGGTEFTPQWTKFCVEELFGGPPEESGVYMTPTYGNTLMGLACSEPVTKENGYKITYHAPQPRAVVQVVDFDETDRVVGYGETGRAKLTTLTKEFFVPGFLERDEGEREPPSDKYPWDGISGVRPFSRLAEGTTVGVY; encoded by the coding sequence ATGACCGCGTCTTCCGATCCCGCCGTCGGCGCCAAGGCGGCCCAAGAAGCGCTCGACGCCCACACCGTCGAGACCGTCGCCTGGCACTTCCACGAATCGACCGGCTGCCCCTTCTGGCTAGAAAAACGGGGCGAGCTGAAGTTCGATCCGCTCACCGAAATCCGCTGCTTTGAAGACCTGAACAAGTTTCCGGACTTCGAAGACGAATGGCTCCGCGGAGGCCCCGTGCGGCGGTGGGTCCCCAAGGGCTTGGCAGACAAGCCCGTGTACGTCTTCGAGACCGGCGGCACCACCGGCGTCCCGAAGAGCCGGATCGCGATCGACGACTTCCGCACCGACTACTCGCTGTTTAGCGAGACGCTGCCGGACAAGTATTTCCCAAAGGGCGCGAACTGGCTGATGCTCGGCCCCTCCGGCCCCCGCCGGCTGCGACTTGCGGTAGAGCACCTGGCGCAAGAGCGAGGCGGCATCTGCTTCTGCATCGACCTCGATCCACGGTGGGTGGTCAAGCTCATCAAGAAGGGCTGGATGGAGCACCTGGAGGAGTACAAGAAGCACTGCATCGACCAGGCGATCACCATCCTGGGCGCCGGGCACGACATCAAGTGCATGTTCGGCACGCCCAAGCTGATCGAGAGCCTCTGCCTGGGGCTCGAAGAAAAAGGGAGCAGCCTCCCCGAGACCGGCATCACCGGCATCTTCTCCGGCGGCACCGAGTTCACCCCGCAGTGGACCAAGTTTTGCGTCGAAGAGCTCTTCGGCGGCCCGCCGGAAGAGTCGGGCGTCTACATGACCCCCACCTACGGCAATACGCTGATGGGCCTGGCGTGCAGCGAGCCGGTGACCAAAGAGAACGGCTACAAGATCACCTACCACGCACCGCAGCCGAGGGCGGTGGTGCAGGTAGTCGACTTCGACGAGACCGACCGCGTGGTCGGCTACGGCGAAACAGGCCGAGCCAAACTGACCACCCTCACCAAAGAATTCTTCGTGCCGGGCTTCCTGGAACGCGACGAGGGCGAACGCGAGCCCCCGAGCGACAAGTACCCCTGGGACGGCATCAGCGGCGTGCGGCCGTTTAGCCGATTGGCTGAGGGGACGACCGTGGGCGTCTACTAG
- a CDS encoding DEAD/DEAH box helicase, translating into MYGPLEPPQVRSVGAAQLCFGVTTAQHPLHAPRAAATAPWATDLEPPTVLSLKPDGYAVRVSGCLMPEAGPVAPTAPRAAAGPRQPRRGGGKRTRVRPPTDVVRLQDRLQYLLQPPLESLIAQESLAFPFEPFDYQYDGVAFLFPRRHAILADEMGLGKTMQAITAIRLLARAGRLTSALLICPKPLVSNWRREFSLWAPELSVAVIDGKQSVRAWAWREASAVVRISNYEAAVRDLDMITGAGPYDLVMLDEAQRVKNASSATAQAVRSIPRTSSWALTGTPIENSIEDLVSILEFVSPGAAKPGTPARALAPMVRDLVLRRRKEQVLADMPPKLVSDEQVDLTPEQWEAYTRAEEEGVVALDALGKEVDLKHVFQLVLRLKQICNFDPVTGASGKLDRLEAELEECVASGRKAIVFSQWVGSLEKIAARIGRFHPLEYHGRVPHSRRDGVIERFRDDPACGVILMSYGAGSVGLNLQFAQYVFLFDRWWNPAVEDQAINRAHRIGAAGTVTVTRYLAAGTIEERIDRVLSEKRALAEAVLGADGPPASYGLTRDDLLELFQRPRSKAAA; encoded by the coding sequence ATGTACGGGCCGCTTGAGCCGCCGCAGGTGAGGTCGGTCGGGGCAGCGCAGCTCTGCTTCGGCGTGACGACCGCCCAGCACCCGCTGCACGCGCCCCGGGCCGCCGCCACGGCCCCGTGGGCGACCGACCTCGAGCCGCCGACGGTGCTCTCTTTGAAGCCGGACGGCTACGCGGTCCGGGTCTCTGGCTGTTTGATGCCCGAAGCGGGCCCCGTGGCGCCGACCGCCCCGCGGGCGGCTGCCGGTCCGCGGCAGCCGAGGCGCGGCGGGGGCAAACGGACGCGGGTCCGTCCGCCGACCGACGTGGTGCGGCTGCAAGACCGGTTGCAGTACCTGCTGCAGCCGCCGCTCGAATCGTTGATCGCGCAAGAGTCGCTCGCGTTCCCGTTCGAGCCATTCGACTACCAGTACGACGGCGTGGCGTTCTTGTTCCCTCGGCGTCACGCGATCTTGGCGGACGAGATGGGCCTGGGCAAGACGATGCAGGCCATCACGGCGATCCGCCTGCTCGCCAGGGCAGGGCGGCTCACCTCTGCGCTGCTGATCTGTCCGAAGCCCTTGGTCTCGAACTGGCGACGCGAGTTCTCACTGTGGGCGCCGGAGCTGTCGGTCGCGGTGATCGACGGCAAGCAGTCGGTACGCGCCTGGGCGTGGCGCGAGGCGTCGGCCGTGGTGCGGATCTCCAACTACGAGGCGGCCGTCCGCGACCTGGACATGATCACCGGCGCGGGGCCCTACGACCTGGTCATGCTGGACGAGGCCCAGCGCGTGAAGAACGCGTCGAGCGCAACGGCGCAGGCCGTGCGGTCGATCCCGCGGACCTCAAGCTGGGCGCTTACCGGCACGCCGATCGAGAACAGCATCGAAGACCTGGTGAGCATCCTCGAGTTCGTCTCCCCCGGCGCCGCCAAGCCGGGCACGCCGGCCAGGGCCCTGGCGCCGATGGTGCGCGACCTAGTGCTGCGGCGGCGCAAGGAACAGGTGCTGGCTGACATGCCGCCGAAGCTGGTGAGCGACGAGCAGGTCGACCTCACGCCGGAACAGTGGGAGGCCTACACGCGGGCCGAAGAAGAGGGGGTCGTGGCGCTCGACGCGTTAGGCAAGGAGGTCGACCTCAAGCACGTGTTCCAGTTGGTGCTGCGTCTGAAGCAGATCTGCAACTTCGATCCGGTGACCGGCGCCAGCGGGAAGCTCGACCGGCTCGAAGCCGAGCTCGAGGAGTGCGTCGCCAGCGGCCGCAAGGCGATCGTCTTCAGCCAGTGGGTCGGCTCGCTCGAGAAGATCGCGGCGCGGATCGGGCGGTTCCATCCGCTAGAGTACCACGGCCGCGTGCCTCACAGCCGCCGTGACGGGGTGATCGAACGGTTCCGCGACGACCCGGCGTGCGGCGTGATCCTGATGAGCTACGGGGCCGGCAGCGTGGGGCTGAACCTGCAGTTCGCCCAGTACGTGTTCTTGTTCGACCGGTGGTGGAACCCGGCGGTTGAGGACCAGGCGATCAACCGCGCCCACCGCATCGGCGCCGCGGGGACCGTGACGGTGACGCGCTACCTGGCGGCCGGCACGATCGAAGAGCGGATCGACCGCGTGCTGTCGGAGAAGCGGGCCCTGGCCGAAGCGGTGCTCGGCGCCGACGGCCCGCCGGCCAGCTACGGGCTGACGCGCGACGACCTGCTGGAGCTGTTCCAGCGGCCGCGCAGCAAGGCGGCGGCGTAG
- a CDS encoding CNNM domain-containing protein → MIVPLLLFSLGLALSAMFSGSETGFYRLSRLRLVIDTMAGDRISKGFLWAVNNPAAFVATVLVGNNVANYLASSAIVMACDHYFAGSELAGVLVPMAFSPLVFVYGELMPKNVFYAAPNRMLRRVAAPLAVAGLLFLPVSALLWCVGRLLQWVGRTPTDVIRGVIARRELAQALDEGHAVGLLEPVQRRLAQAIFGAASRSVREFMTPSARFVRASTVMSRRDVLRLARRQKQAAMPVEDPARRREIVGYVRAFDCLNGDPNAPPPIRPLLEFDEQTTFLSALTRMQSDGQPIALVRLGPAGRVTGLLRLEALRSVLTTDALGRGPAPGPPGGAKKEVMAG, encoded by the coding sequence ATGATCGTGCCGCTGCTGTTGTTCTCGTTGGGGCTTGCACTGAGCGCGATGTTCAGCGGCTCGGAGACCGGCTTCTACCGCCTGTCGCGGCTGCGGCTGGTGATCGACACGATGGCCGGAGACCGCATCTCCAAGGGCTTCCTCTGGGCGGTGAACAACCCCGCGGCGTTCGTCGCTACGGTGCTGGTGGGCAACAACGTGGCCAACTACCTGGCGTCTTCGGCGATCGTGATGGCCTGCGACCACTACTTCGCCGGCTCGGAGCTCGCCGGGGTGCTGGTGCCGATGGCGTTCTCGCCGCTGGTGTTCGTGTACGGCGAGCTAATGCCGAAGAACGTCTTCTACGCGGCGCCCAACCGCATGCTGCGGCGCGTCGCGGCGCCGCTGGCCGTGGCGGGGCTGCTGTTCTTGCCGGTGAGCGCGCTGCTGTGGTGCGTCGGCCGGCTGCTGCAGTGGGTCGGCCGCACCCCCACGGACGTCATCCGGGGGGTCATCGCACGCCGCGAGCTGGCCCAGGCGCTCGACGAGGGGCACGCCGTCGGGCTGCTGGAGCCGGTCCAACGCCGGCTGGCGCAGGCGATCTTCGGCGCCGCGAGCCGCTCCGTCCGTGAGTTCATGACCCCCTCGGCGAGGTTCGTCCGCGCTTCGACCGTGATGTCGCGACGCGACGTGCTGCGGCTCGCCCGCCGCCAGAAACAAGCCGCGATGCCGGTAGAGGACCCGGCCCGCCGGCGAGAGATCGTGGGCTACGTGCGGGCGTTCGACTGCCTGAACGGCGATCCCAACGCGCCCCCGCCGATCCGTCCGCTGCTGGAGTTCGACGAGCAGACCACCTTCCTGTCGGCCCTGACACGGATGCAGAGCGACGGGCAGCCGATCGCGCTGGTGCGGCTGGGGCCGGCGGGACGCGTCACGGGGCTGCTGCGGCTCGAGGCGCTGCGTTCGGTGCTGACGACCGACGCGCTGGGGCGAGGCCCCGCGCCCGGTCCGCCCGGCGGCGCAAAAAAAGAGGTCATGGCAGGATGA
- a CDS encoding CNNM domain-containing protein codes for MESLLATLPHMLVMTALVVASAFFSGSEAALFYLTREQQERLAAGSRGGRAAAALLADPPRVLTTILFWNLVTNMAYFALSSVVTLRLGTQLGTQASIAFGLGALLAIILFGEMLPKNVAVIWPQQVAGLVGLPLKMAARLVDPMLPMLKTVTNASLRLVAPSFEPEPYLELGDLERAIALGAKDRDLLEQERDILGRTVSLSEMRVEEIMRPRKRYWAFTPPVHVEDLEGEATPSGYVLITEPDSEEIAAALPLDRVAMTPIDALHLYAQPVAYVPWSAPAAAALDALQETGRRVAAVLNEMGETVGVVTLEDLFDHILNPESHEHEAIRQLGSIRALGEEAWEVSGFTTLRKVSRRLGVPFPDAQNVTVGGLLQEVLHRVPSASDAISWGGFYWEVVEAPQDGPTLIHVRPEPSGSTDQPASPEGAR; via the coding sequence TTGGAATCGCTGCTCGCCACCCTCCCCCACATGCTGGTGATGACCGCTTTGGTTGTCGCCTCGGCGTTCTTTTCGGGGAGCGAAGCGGCGCTGTTCTACTTGACGCGGGAGCAGCAAGAGAGGCTCGCCGCGGGGAGCCGCGGGGGACGCGCCGCGGCGGCCCTGCTGGCCGACCCGCCACGCGTGCTCACCACGATCTTGTTTTGGAACCTGGTGACCAACATGGCGTACTTCGCGCTCTCGAGCGTCGTCACGCTGCGGCTGGGGACCCAGCTAGGGACACAGGCCTCGATCGCGTTCGGCCTGGGCGCGCTGCTGGCGATCATCCTCTTCGGCGAGATGCTGCCGAAGAACGTCGCGGTGATCTGGCCGCAGCAGGTCGCCGGGCTGGTGGGGCTGCCGCTGAAGATGGCGGCGCGGCTCGTGGACCCGATGCTGCCGATGCTCAAGACGGTCACCAACGCGTCGCTCCGCCTGGTCGCCCCGTCGTTCGAGCCGGAGCCCTACCTCGAGCTGGGAGACCTGGAGCGGGCGATCGCCCTGGGAGCCAAAGACCGCGACCTGCTGGAGCAAGAGCGCGACATCCTCGGGCGGACGGTGTCGCTCTCGGAGATGCGCGTCGAGGAGATCATGCGGCCCCGCAAACGCTACTGGGCGTTTACCCCGCCGGTGCACGTGGAGGACCTCGAGGGCGAGGCGACCCCCAGCGGCTACGTGCTGATCACCGAGCCAGACAGCGAAGAAATCGCCGCCGCCCTGCCGCTGGACCGGGTGGCGATGACCCCCATCGACGCGTTGCACCTGTACGCCCAGCCGGTGGCGTACGTCCCCTGGTCGGCCCCCGCCGCGGCGGCGCTCGACGCGTTGCAGGAGACGGGCCGGCGCGTGGCCGCGGTGCTGAACGAGATGGGCGAGACCGTCGGCGTGGTCACGCTGGAGGACCTGTTCGATCACATCCTGAACCCGGAGTCGCACGAGCACGAGGCCATCCGGCAGCTCGGTTCGATCCGCGCTCTGGGCGAAGAGGCGTGGGAAGTCAGCGGCTTCACCACCTTGCGGAAGGTGAGCCGACGGCTGGGCGTCCCCTTCCCGGACGCCCAGAACGTGACGGTCGGCGGGCTCCTTCAGGAGGTCTTGCACCGCGTGCCGAGCGCTTCGGACGCGATCTCTTGGGGGGGCTTCTACTGGGAGGTTGTTGAAGCGCCGCAGGACGGGCCGACGCTGATCCACGTCCGGCCCGAGCCCAGCGGCTCTACCGATCAGCCGGCGTCCCCGGAGGGTGCGCGATGA